The Cronobacter sakazakii genome has a window encoding:
- a CDS encoding AI-2E family transporter has protein sequence MLEMLTQWYRRRFSDPEAIALLAILVAGFCILFFLHGLLAPLLVAIVLAYLLEWPTSRLQRIGCSRGLAATLVLVLFIGIVLVMAFVVVPVAWQQGINLIRDIPGMLNKLSDFAATLPKRFPALMDAGIIDAIAENMRTRIITLGDSVVKYSLASLVGLLTLAIYLILVPLMVFFLVKDKEQLLNAVRRVLPRNRGLAGQVWVEMNQQITNYIRGKVLEMIVVGVATWIGFLIFGLNYSLLLAVLVGISVLIPYIGAFMVTIPVVCVALFQFGMGTEFWSCFAVYLIIQGLDGNVLVPVLFSEAVNLHPLVIILSVVIFGGLWGFWGIFFAIPLATLIKAVVHAWPETTPTAQE, from the coding sequence ATGCTTGAAATGTTAACCCAGTGGTATCGTCGTCGCTTCAGCGATCCGGAGGCGATAGCGCTGCTGGCGATTCTGGTCGCCGGTTTTTGTATCCTCTTCTTCCTGCATGGTTTGCTGGCACCGCTGCTGGTCGCTATCGTTCTTGCCTACCTGCTGGAGTGGCCTACGTCGCGGCTGCAACGCATCGGCTGTTCACGTGGCCTTGCCGCAACGCTGGTGCTGGTGCTCTTTATCGGTATTGTGCTGGTCATGGCGTTTGTCGTGGTGCCGGTGGCCTGGCAGCAGGGAATTAACCTGATCCGCGATATTCCCGGCATGCTCAATAAGCTCTCCGATTTTGCGGCGACGCTGCCGAAGCGTTTCCCGGCGCTGATGGACGCGGGCATTATCGACGCCATCGCCGAAAATATGCGCACCCGCATCATCACGCTTGGCGATTCGGTAGTGAAATATTCGCTCGCCTCGCTGGTGGGCCTGCTGACGCTTGCTATCTACCTGATTCTTGTGCCGCTGATGGTGTTCTTTTTAGTCAAAGATAAAGAACAATTGCTGAACGCGGTGCGGCGCGTGCTGCCGCGTAACCGCGGTCTCGCAGGACAGGTGTGGGTGGAGATGAATCAGCAAATTACCAATTACATCCGCGGCAAAGTGCTGGAGATGATTGTGGTGGGTGTCGCGACCTGGATAGGCTTCCTGATTTTCGGCCTTAACTACTCGCTGTTACTGGCGGTGCTGGTCGGCATCTCAGTACTCATTCCGTATATCGGCGCGTTTATGGTGACTATCCCGGTCGTGTGCGTGGCGCTGTTTCAGTTCGGCATGGGCACAGAGTTCTGGAGCTGCTTTGCGGTCTATCTGATTATTCAGGGGCTGGATGGCAACGTGCTGGTGCCGGTGCTGTTCTCCGAAGCGGTCAATCTGCATCCGCTGGTGATTATTCTCTCGGTGGTGATTTTCGGCGGGCTGTGGGGCTTCTGGGGGATTTTCTTCGCCATTCCGCTGGCGACGCTGATTAAAGCGGTGGTTCACGCCTGGCCGGAAACCACGCCGACGGCGCAAGAGT